CCGTCCCAAGCGATCGCGTGCACCAAGAAGTGCAGCGGCTGTTCGCGCGGCGCGAATGGAGCCTGCGACTCGGCACGAGCGCATCCGCAGTTCACGCCAATCTCGTGCAGCTCGACGACGGCTCGGAGCTCACGGCCAAACTCGTGATCGACGCCCGCGGCCCAAGCCAGCTGGCCGCGGCAAACTACACTGGCTTCCAAAAGTTCGTAGGGCTGGAGCTGGAGCTGGAGCGCGACTACGCGCCGGAAGTTCCGATCGTGATGGACGCCTGCGTCCCTCAGCAGGACGGCTATCGCTTCATGTACGTGCTCCCACTGTCGAGCCGACTGGTCTTGGTGGAGGACACCTACTTCTCGACGTCGTCCGCCCTGAACGTCAGCGAAGTGCGCACAGCAACGCTGGAGTACGCACTCGCGAACGGAATGGCGGTCAAGGGGATACGTCGAGAAGAGCAGGGCGTCCTGCCGCTGCCTTGGCGCACGCCCGCACCCCGTTCCTCTGCCTCACCGCTACGCGCCGGCTTCCAAGGCGGTTGGTTTCATCCCACCACCGGATACAGCTTTCCCCTGGCAGCGCGCCTTGCAGATCACGTCTCGAATCGCGACCCGGCGTCGATCGAAGACGCACAGTTCGCTCGCCTCGTGCAGGAACAGGCGCGGCAGCTCCGCTTCAGCACGTGGCTGAATC
The nucleotide sequence above comes from Polyangiaceae bacterium. Encoded proteins:
- the crtY gene encoding lycopene beta-cyclase CrtY; translated protein: MAEQFDICLVGGGLQNSLISLALGKRQPDLRVALIERGGSVGGNHLWCFHAGDLSPAMQQVVGPVVQRRWDGYEVRFPGWRRRLEEPYAAVPSDRVHQEVQRLFARREWSLRLGTSASAVHANLVQLDDGSELTAKLVIDARGPSQLAAANYTGFQKFVGLELELERDYAPEVPIVMDACVPQQDGYRFMYVLPLSSRLVLVEDTYFSTSSALNVSEVRTATLEYALANGMAVKGIRREEQGVLPLPWRTPAPRSSASPLRAGFQGGWFHPTTGYSFPLAARLADHVSNRDPASIEDAQFARLVQEQARQLRFSTWLNRLLFTGFSREERWQVLARFYRLPPETIRRFYAHDTTALDRARIVCGRPPRGLSLSSLISGGPHP